The proteins below are encoded in one region of Mycobacterium shinjukuense:
- a CDS encoding aminodeoxychorismate synthase component I has protein sequence MRIERLGDLGGAPTLLRAVGDATGRLGLPPPAALTGEWFGALAVIAPSVSVLPVSRDDAFSVPPGRRRPDPGPVAVGGGWVGYLSYPDPGADGRPNRIPEAAGGWTDCLLRRDRSGQWLYESLSGAPMPAWLADALLAAPGGRPAPTWRIDWDTADRQTHRGGVLACLEAIAAGEVYQACVCTQFTGTVTGSPLDFFIEGVARTSPARAAYVAGRWGAVASLSPELFLCRRGDFVASSPIKGTLPLAAWPSALRASPKEVAENIMIVDLVRNDLGRVAITGTVTVPELLVVRRAPGVWHLVSTVAARVPVELPTSALLDATFPPASVTGTPKLRARQLISQWEQHRRGIYCGAIGLASPIAGCELNVAIRTVEFDACGNAVLGVGGGITADSEPDAEWAECLHKAAPIVRPPVPATAQRVG, from the coding sequence GTGCGAATCGAGCGGCTCGGCGATCTTGGCGGCGCGCCCACGCTGCTGCGCGCCGTCGGCGATGCCACCGGTCGACTCGGTTTGCCGCCGCCGGCCGCGCTGACCGGCGAATGGTTCGGGGCGTTGGCGGTGATCGCGCCCAGTGTGTCGGTGCTGCCGGTGAGCCGCGACGACGCGTTCTCGGTCCCGCCGGGTCGGCGGCGACCCGACCCGGGGCCCGTCGCCGTGGGCGGCGGCTGGGTCGGTTACCTGTCGTATCCGGATCCGGGCGCCGACGGACGGCCCAACCGGATTCCCGAGGCCGCCGGCGGCTGGACCGACTGCCTGCTGCGCCGCGACCGCAGCGGGCAGTGGCTCTACGAGAGCCTGTCGGGTGCACCCATGCCGGCCTGGCTGGCCGATGCCCTGCTGGCGGCACCGGGCGGGAGGCCGGCACCGACCTGGCGGATCGATTGGGATACCGCCGACCGGCAAACACACCGCGGCGGGGTGCTGGCCTGCCTGGAAGCGATCGCCGCCGGCGAGGTGTATCAGGCGTGCGTGTGCACCCAGTTCACCGGGACCGTCACCGGTTCCCCGTTGGATTTTTTCATCGAGGGGGTCGCCCGCACCTCCCCGGCCCGGGCGGCCTACGTCGCAGGCCGGTGGGGCGCGGTGGCGTCGCTCTCCCCGGAGCTGTTCCTTTGTCGCCGCGGTGACTTCGTGGCGTCCAGCCCGATCAAGGGCACCCTGCCGTTGGCGGCCTGGCCATCGGCGTTGCGGGCTTCGCCCAAAGAGGTGGCCGAGAACATCATGATCGTGGACTTGGTTCGCAATGACCTTGGCCGGGTGGCCATTACCGGCACCGTCACGGTGCCGGAGCTGTTGGTGGTGCGGCGCGCGCCGGGCGTGTGGCATCTGGTGTCCACGGTGGCGGCGCGGGTTCCGGTCGAACTCCCGACGTCGGCGCTGCTGGACGCCACCTTCCCGCCGGCGTCGGTCACCGGAACACCTAAACTTCGTGCCCGCCAACTGATTTCGCAATGGGAGCAGCATCGGCGCGGGATATATTGCGGCGCAATTGGTTTAGCGTCGCCGATAGCCGGATGCGAGCTTAATGTCGCGATCCGCACCGTCGAATTCGACGCCTGCGGCAACGCCGTGCTGGGCGTGGGCGGCGGGATCACCGCCGACTCCGAACCCGACGCCGAATGGGCGGAGTGCCTGCACAAGGCGGCGCCCATAGTGCGGCCGCCGGTCCCGGCGACGGCGCAGCGGGTCGGGTAG
- a CDS encoding RNA polymerase sigma-70 factor, which produces MTPASDRTEHAERFTLLRPLLFTIAYEILGSATESDDVLQDSYLRWADVDLSTVQDTKSYLARLVTRQALNALRASARRREEYVGPWLPEPLLLDDQDPSADVVLAESVSMAMLVLLETLSPDERAVFVLREVFGFDYGEIADAVGKPAATVRQVAHRAREHVRARRKRFDDINPQRKAEITEQFLATAASGDVAALVAMLAPDATWMADSGGKVSAARKPVVGAERVARAIIGLMRKAGAQLRVQLATCNSAPAVVFYLGEHLEGVITLEVIDDKITNFYVMRNPAKLAALTSARTISRT; this is translated from the coding sequence ATGACGCCCGCGTCGGATCGCACCGAGCACGCCGAACGCTTCACCCTGCTGCGACCGCTGCTGTTCACCATCGCCTACGAAATCCTCGGCTCGGCAACCGAATCCGATGACGTGCTGCAGGACAGTTACTTGCGGTGGGCCGATGTCGACCTGTCGACGGTGCAGGACACCAAGTCCTACCTGGCCCGGCTGGTCACCCGTCAAGCCCTCAACGCGCTCCGGGCCAGCGCCCGCCGTCGTGAGGAGTACGTGGGCCCGTGGCTACCCGAGCCGCTGCTCCTCGACGACCAGGACCCGTCGGCCGATGTCGTGCTGGCGGAATCGGTTTCGATGGCCATGCTGGTCCTGCTGGAAACCCTGAGCCCGGACGAACGGGCGGTGTTCGTGCTGCGCGAGGTGTTCGGATTCGACTACGGCGAGATCGCCGACGCGGTGGGCAAACCGGCCGCCACGGTGCGACAGGTTGCCCACCGGGCCCGCGAACACGTGCGGGCGCGGCGAAAGCGATTCGACGACATCAACCCGCAACGCAAAGCGGAGATCACCGAACAGTTCCTCGCCACGGCGGCCAGCGGCGATGTGGCGGCCCTGGTGGCCATGCTCGCTCCGGACGCCACCTGGATGGCCGACAGTGGCGGCAAGGTGTCGGCGGCCCGCAAGCCGGTGGTCGGCGCCGAGCGGGTGGCCAGGGCCATTATCGGGCTGATGCGTAAGGCGGGGGCGCAGCTGCGCGTGCAGCTGGCGACCTGCAACAGCGCGCCGGCGGTGGTGTTCTACCTCGGCGAACACCTCGAAGGGGTGATCACGCTGGAAGTCATCGACGACAAGATCACCAACTTCTATGTGATGCGCAATCCGGCCAAACTAGCGGCCCTGACCAGCGCACGCACCATCAGCCGCACCTAG